The following proteins are encoded in a genomic region of Spirosoma sp. SC4-14:
- a CDS encoding DUF1611 domain-containing protein, translating into MLNNRALLLTDGLLSTTDAKTAHGLIRGTERYTIVGVVDAPTAGQDAGMVLDGKHRNIPIFASVADALAHLESVSFALVAVATSGGVLPPTMLTAIRHGLQNGLSIVNGLHEFLNEKPDLVELARQHGAKLIDVRQPKPRHELHFWTGEIHSITAPIIAVLGTDCALGKRTTTRLIREACKRNGINAQMIYTGQTGWLQGGKYGFIFDSTLNDFVSGELEHALVSCWRETGADVLLIEGQASLRNPSGPCGSEFLVSGNARHVVLVHAPKRTYYDHIPAWGEIPSVESEIALIKAYGSTVIALAINTEDCSHDEALAFQQAYAERLGIPVLLPLTEGVAPILPILQTLTVSSHAH; encoded by the coding sequence ATGCTGAACAATCGGGCCCTTCTGCTTACCGATGGCCTATTATCGACCACCGATGCTAAAACTGCCCACGGCCTGATTCGGGGTACCGAACGCTATACAATTGTTGGGGTCGTTGATGCACCAACCGCCGGACAGGATGCGGGAATGGTACTGGATGGCAAGCACCGAAATATTCCCATTTTCGCATCCGTTGCCGATGCTCTGGCCCACCTGGAGTCGGTGTCGTTTGCCCTTGTCGCCGTCGCTACCAGTGGTGGCGTTTTACCCCCAACCATGCTGACGGCAATCAGGCATGGTTTGCAGAATGGACTATCTATTGTTAATGGTCTACACGAATTTCTGAACGAGAAACCAGATCTGGTCGAACTGGCCCGGCAACATGGCGCAAAGCTCATTGATGTGCGCCAGCCGAAACCTCGTCATGAGCTTCACTTCTGGACCGGCGAAATCCATTCGATCACCGCGCCAATTATTGCCGTTCTGGGAACAGACTGTGCATTGGGCAAACGAACCACAACCCGACTTATTCGCGAAGCCTGCAAACGCAATGGTATCAATGCACAAATGATTTATACGGGACAAACGGGCTGGCTTCAGGGCGGGAAATATGGGTTTATTTTCGACTCAACACTTAACGATTTTGTTTCGGGCGAACTTGAACATGCGCTGGTATCCTGCTGGCGCGAGACTGGTGCCGATGTGCTCCTGATTGAAGGACAGGCTTCGTTACGAAACCCCAGCGGCCCTTGTGGTTCGGAGTTTCTGGTATCGGGCAATGCCCGCCATGTGGTGCTCGTTCATGCGCCCAAACGCACCTACTATGACCACATTCCGGCCTGGGGCGAAATTCCTTCCGTTGAATCGGAAATTGCCCTGATAAAAGCCTACGGATCGACTGTTATTGCACTGGCGATTAACACCGAAGATTGTAGCCACGACGAAGCCCTTGCTTTCCAGCAGGCCTATGCCGAGCGCCTTGGCATTCCGGTACTCTTACCACTGACAGAAGGGGTAGCCCCTATTTTACCCATTCTGCAAACGCTAACTGTCAGCTCCCATGCGCATTAA
- a CDS encoding serine hydrolase gives MPKVQYHLIRIGVVLLLLVCPKLMRAQRVSDRLKTLDSVLTVLHQQAMFNGVVLVAENGKIRYAKALGTANVATHEPLTTASAFNLASVSKQFIAMMIMQLQERGKLSYDKPVQTYLPKFPYETISVRDLLNHTSGLPEYFDLAQRYLGPLDTLTNDGMLQLLHQYKPPLVFQPGDRWEYCNTGYVVLGSLIASVSGMSVENFFDQQIARPLKLKHTYVYYHNSHTTPRNRVFGFKRENGKNWPDDLIRLDGVVGDGNVYASAEDLLAWDQALYTEKLVKATTLRDAFTPTKLNDGSTYPYGFGWMIENNGKVLMHTGSWVGFRTLIVRYTDKKQTLIVLTNGANAAGRISWEILEGKQTQLPATQLITNIRLIDGTGTAARKAAVRLRNDRIWEVGELTPFPGESVTDGRGYVLSPGFIDSHSHHDLSARPDALPVLNQGVTTIVIGQDGGGMPFDSLLARQQRQPSAVNVASYTGHALLRQRAMGVNGLYRTAKPDELKKMNELLRGEMQKGSLGLSTGLEYESAFFSNRDEVIQLAQTVADSGGRYISHIRSEDITFDEALDEIIQIGRITRMPVQISHLKIALRDKWGQSASVLAKLEQARAEGVTITADCYPYDYWMSTLRVLFPKRDYTNLASADFAVKQLFDPSQSVLVRFAANPTYAGKTVGGIAQLRQQTPAQTLMGLVAEAAAFSEKNPEAGGIEGIMGKSMDEPDVKNFLAWPHTNICSDGANDGHPRGYGAFTRVLGRYVRDQKLMPLETAIQKMTSLSAEHLGLKNRGIIAPGYFADLVLFNPDTVQDNARIGDNKALSTGIEAVWVAGQLVYKDRKVTGARPGVLIRR, from the coding sequence ATGCCAAAAGTTCAATACCATCTGATTCGTATCGGAGTCGTCCTCTTGTTATTGGTCTGCCCTAAACTAATGCGTGCCCAGCGAGTATCGGACCGGCTGAAAACGCTCGACTCGGTATTGACCGTTCTACACCAGCAGGCCATGTTCAACGGAGTCGTTCTAGTGGCTGAAAACGGCAAAATTCGATATGCAAAAGCTCTCGGTACCGCCAATGTGGCTACTCATGAGCCCTTAACAACAGCTTCTGCCTTCAATCTGGCGTCGGTCTCAAAACAGTTTATTGCCATGATGATCATGCAGTTGCAGGAGCGTGGAAAACTGAGCTACGATAAGCCCGTTCAGACCTATTTACCCAAATTCCCCTATGAAACGATTTCGGTTCGGGATTTGCTGAATCACACGTCCGGTTTGCCCGAATACTTCGATCTGGCGCAGCGGTATCTGGGGCCACTCGATACATTGACGAACGATGGTATGCTGCAGTTACTGCATCAGTACAAGCCACCGCTCGTTTTCCAGCCCGGTGATCGCTGGGAATATTGCAATACGGGCTATGTAGTGCTGGGTTCACTCATAGCCAGCGTTAGCGGGATGTCCGTCGAGAATTTTTTCGATCAGCAGATTGCGCGACCCCTGAAACTCAAACATACCTATGTATACTACCATAACAGCCATACTACACCCCGAAATCGGGTGTTTGGATTTAAACGGGAGAATGGTAAAAACTGGCCCGACGATCTGATTCGACTGGACGGTGTTGTTGGCGATGGAAATGTGTATGCGTCGGCCGAGGATTTGCTGGCCTGGGACCAGGCCTTGTATACCGAAAAATTAGTAAAAGCCACTACCCTGCGGGATGCCTTTACACCCACCAAACTGAACGACGGATCAACGTATCCGTACGGCTTCGGCTGGATGATTGAGAACAATGGAAAGGTGTTGATGCACACCGGTAGCTGGGTTGGTTTCCGAACGTTGATTGTTCGTTATACAGATAAAAAACAGACCCTGATTGTGCTGACAAACGGCGCTAATGCGGCTGGCCGGATTTCGTGGGAAATTCTGGAGGGCAAACAAACCCAACTTCCTGCAACGCAACTAATCACGAATATTCGCCTGATTGATGGTACCGGAACGGCGGCCCGAAAGGCTGCTGTTCGCCTGCGAAATGATCGGATATGGGAGGTTGGGGAACTGACTCCATTTCCTGGTGAATCTGTAACCGACGGACGTGGGTATGTACTATCGCCCGGCTTTATCGATAGCCATAGTCATCATGACCTGAGTGCACGGCCAGATGCATTACCGGTTTTAAATCAGGGTGTTACAACGATTGTAATAGGGCAGGATGGGGGCGGTATGCCGTTCGATAGTTTGCTTGCCCGTCAGCAACGACAACCGTCGGCCGTCAATGTAGCCAGTTATACGGGCCATGCCCTGCTTCGCCAGCGCGCTATGGGTGTCAACGGATTATACCGAACGGCCAAACCCGATGAACTGAAAAAGATGAACGAACTTCTGCGCGGGGAAATGCAGAAAGGGTCGCTGGGCTTATCGACCGGGCTGGAATATGAATCCGCTTTTTTCTCCAACCGCGATGAAGTAATTCAACTGGCGCAAACCGTTGCTGATTCGGGTGGGCGCTATATCAGCCACATCCGTAGCGAAGACATTACGTTCGATGAGGCACTGGATGAAATTATCCAGATTGGGCGTATTACCCGAATGCCGGTTCAGATCTCGCACCTTAAAATAGCCCTGCGCGACAAGTGGGGACAATCGGCCAGTGTACTGGCCAAACTGGAACAGGCACGGGCAGAAGGTGTAACCATCACTGCCGACTGCTATCCGTATGATTACTGGATGTCGACCCTGCGGGTCTTATTCCCCAAACGCGACTACACCAATCTGGCCAGTGCTGATTTTGCCGTGAAGCAGCTATTTGACCCCTCTCAGTCGGTATTGGTTCGGTTTGCGGCCAACCCGACCTATGCCGGAAAAACGGTCGGTGGCATAGCTCAGCTTCGTCAGCAAACGCCTGCTCAAACGTTGATGGGGCTGGTTGCGGAAGCGGCCGCTTTCTCCGAAAAAAATCCTGAGGCCGGTGGTATTGAAGGTATTATGGGGAAATCGATGGATGAGCCCGATGTGAAAAATTTCCTGGCCTGGCCCCATACCAATATCTGTTCGGATGGGGCTAATGATGGGCATCCGCGCGGTTACGGCGCTTTTACACGGGTATTGGGCCGGTATGTGCGAGATCAAAAACTAATGCCACTCGAAACGGCCATCCAGAAAATGACGAGCCTTTCTGCCGAACACCTTGGCCTGAAAAACCGGGGTATTATTGCGCCGGGCTATTTTGCTGATCTGGTTCTGTTTAATCCCGACACCGTTCAGGACAACGCCCGGATTGGCGACAATAAAGCCTTGTCTACAGGCATCGAAGCAGTTTGGGTCGCTGGCCAACTGGTTTATAAAGACCGGAAGGTTACGGGAGCGCGGCCGGGTGTGCTAATTCGGCGGTAA
- a CDS encoding dipeptide epimerase: MRIKAIRSYRQNLALTKPYTIAYQTISSVENVILEIELDNGMVGLGAANPDPDVVGESPEQTLQNLQSEWVNSLTNSDIRAFYGLLNGVNQQFSAAPGTLAAVDIALHDAFCQYLGIPVLAFYGQKIQSLPTSVTIGIMNVDDTLSEAEGYFRQGFRVLKVKTGLNVAEDIERTLKLRERYGNMVTIRVDANQGYTLTDLTQFVNATQCANVELIEQPLPVGLEQDLLCLPTEIRQRLAADESLKGPAAAITLAHRPHPFGIYNIKLMKCGGIRAALDIATIARSAGISLFWGCNDESRISITAALHAAFSCANTRYIDLDGSFDLAEDIVSGGFTLKDGHLLPSGGSGLGLSNYR, from the coding sequence ATGCGCATTAAAGCCATTCGAAGCTACCGCCAGAATCTGGCGCTGACGAAACCCTATACCATAGCCTACCAGACCATTTCATCCGTGGAAAATGTCATTCTGGAAATTGAACTGGACAATGGAATGGTCGGATTGGGAGCCGCCAATCCTGACCCGGATGTGGTGGGCGAATCGCCGGAACAAACGTTGCAAAACCTGCAAAGCGAATGGGTAAATAGCCTGACGAACTCCGACATCAGAGCCTTTTATGGGCTACTTAACGGTGTTAACCAGCAATTTTCAGCCGCTCCGGGTACCCTGGCGGCTGTCGATATTGCCCTACACGATGCCTTCTGTCAGTATCTGGGTATACCCGTACTGGCCTTTTATGGGCAAAAAATCCAGTCGTTGCCTACCTCCGTCACCATTGGCATCATGAATGTAGACGACACGCTTAGTGAAGCAGAGGGTTATTTTCGTCAGGGGTTTCGGGTGCTTAAAGTCAAAACCGGGTTGAACGTTGCTGAAGACATTGAGCGAACGCTAAAACTTCGGGAGCGATATGGCAACATGGTCACAATTCGCGTTGATGCCAACCAGGGATACACCCTGACGGATCTGACCCAGTTCGTAAATGCTACACAATGTGCCAATGTTGAATTGATTGAACAACCCCTACCTGTTGGTTTGGAACAGGATCTGTTGTGTTTGCCAACCGAAATCCGGCAGCGGCTGGCAGCTGATGAGTCGTTAAAAGGTCCGGCAGCGGCTATAACACTGGCTCATCGACCCCACCCATTTGGCATCTACAACATTAAGCTAATGAAGTGTGGCGGAATTCGGGCCGCGCTCGACATCGCAACAATTGCCCGTTCGGCAGGCATCTCGCTTTTCTGGGGTTGCAACGACGAAAGCCGGATCAGCATTACGGCTGCCCTGCACGCTGCTTTTAGTTGTGCCAATACCCGGTATATTGACCTCGATGGCAGCTTCGACCTGGCCGAAGACATCGTATCGGGTGGATTTACGCTTAAAGATGGGCATCTTCTGCCTTCTGGCGGCAGCGGACTGGGGCTTAGTAACTATCGGTAA
- a CDS encoding DUF3445 domain-containing protein produces the protein MLPYFPFGQRFNDKMGTISMTDADRLIEVDADYQSDVARKRALLDEYPRYYFQALPHSETAQWDAVTLILNKLIRSYPEWFSLKQTGTNWLWQNRLLNEETSFRPGIIDSLPLAPLDWVGRQVQEDLVVLSGNDITLIAGQLCFGNGWCLDEKIGLPFWQIHAPIVPIVEPMMVASQKLMQRLPAERPVWRLNWSIKHTDQLDMTCRHTESLNQLLADQLPTMTVETISKQLYLRIERQTLTRLPNSGAILFGIHTYQNRLDRELAERPEAARQLLNVLRTTPPAMIAYKGIAHYLPVLINYLNSTTI, from the coding sequence ATGTTGCCTTATTTCCCTTTCGGCCAGCGGTTTAATGATAAAATGGGCACAATATCGATGACCGATGCCGATCGGCTCATTGAAGTAGATGCTGATTACCAATCGGACGTTGCTCGCAAGCGTGCGCTTTTGGATGAGTACCCGAGGTACTATTTTCAGGCCCTTCCTCATTCAGAAACGGCCCAATGGGATGCTGTTACGCTGATTCTGAACAAGTTAATCCGAAGCTATCCCGAGTGGTTTTCACTGAAGCAGACCGGTACCAACTGGCTCTGGCAAAACAGACTATTGAATGAAGAGACCTCGTTCAGGCCTGGGATTATAGATTCGCTGCCTCTGGCTCCCCTCGACTGGGTTGGTCGGCAGGTTCAGGAAGATTTGGTAGTACTATCGGGCAACGACATAACCCTGATAGCAGGTCAGCTATGCTTTGGCAACGGCTGGTGCCTCGATGAAAAAATAGGACTTCCCTTCTGGCAAATTCATGCGCCCATTGTTCCAATTGTAGAACCAATGATGGTGGCCTCTCAAAAACTCATGCAACGGCTACCCGCCGAACGTCCGGTCTGGCGATTAAACTGGAGCATCAAACATACCGATCAACTCGACATGACTTGTCGGCATACTGAATCCCTTAACCAGCTTTTGGCCGACCAACTACCCACGATGACAGTTGAGACGATCAGCAAACAGCTTTACCTGCGCATTGAACGGCAAACATTAACCCGGCTACCAAATTCGGGGGCAATTTTATTTGGTATCCATACTTACCAGAACCGGCTTGATCGTGAGCTGGCCGAACGACCCGAAGCAGCCCGGCAACTTCTAAACGTACTCCGCACGACTCCACCTGCAATGATTGCCTACAAAGGTATTGCCCACTACCTGCCAGTATTAATCAATTACTTGAATTCAACAACGATATAA
- a CDS encoding START-like domain-containing protein: MEKLKFVAEYELRASPKMLFPYISTASGLSQWFANKVNTMPEQRFDFQWDNESHIARQVSMRQNKGVRFEFLDTAENGSDNNYIDFRVDQSELTQSTFLRVTDYSSTTDEEELRDLWDGLMDKLREIVGS; the protein is encoded by the coding sequence ATGGAGAAATTGAAATTTGTTGCCGAATATGAGCTCCGGGCATCCCCCAAAATGCTATTCCCCTATATCAGTACGGCGTCCGGCCTCTCGCAGTGGTTTGCCAATAAGGTCAATACCATGCCCGAGCAGCGGTTCGACTTTCAGTGGGATAATGAGAGCCACATCGCGCGGCAGGTGTCCATGCGCCAGAACAAAGGCGTTCGCTTCGAATTTCTTGACACTGCCGAAAATGGTTCAGATAATAACTATATCGACTTTCGGGTCGACCAGTCGGAATTGACCCAGTCAACGTTTCTGCGGGTTACCGACTATTCATCAACGACCGACGAAGAAGAACTGCGGGACCTCTGGGATGGATTGATGGATAAACTGCGTGAAATTGTCGGTAGTTAA
- the holA gene encoding DNA polymerase III subunit delta — MIPAVDALLKDIRNKRIAPVYLIHGDEPFYLDRIAEELEKIAIPVAERGFNQFILFGKDTDVGAVLNYARRYPFMAERQLVIVKEAQQMGGITDKSALTLLEDYALNPLDSTILMICYTREEGKPALDERKSWVKAFGAKGKLLGIKKLYDDKIPDWVGMYCREQGAKVSPKACQLLADHIGNDLKRLAGEIDKILINLHVGEEISATTVERLVGISKEYNVFELQKALAQRDIVKANQIVAYFGHNPKDNPLVVILAQLFSYFSKVLLVQASKDQTDKGLAPLLGVNPFFVKDYLSAARTFPLPKVADILHAIRRADARSKGIDTPTMNEGDILRELVFEVLH, encoded by the coding sequence TTGATTCCTGCCGTTGATGCGCTGCTGAAAGACATCCGTAACAAGCGGATTGCTCCTGTTTATCTGATTCATGGCGATGAACCATTTTATCTGGACCGTATAGCTGAAGAACTCGAAAAAATTGCTATTCCGGTTGCCGAGCGTGGATTTAACCAGTTTATACTATTCGGGAAAGATACCGATGTGGGGGCTGTGCTGAATTACGCCCGGCGGTATCCGTTTATGGCCGAACGACAATTGGTTATCGTGAAAGAAGCCCAGCAAATGGGCGGTATTACCGATAAATCGGCCTTAACACTGCTCGAAGACTACGCTCTGAATCCGCTCGATAGTACGATTCTGATGATCTGTTATACGCGGGAAGAGGGTAAGCCAGCCCTCGACGAACGGAAATCGTGGGTAAAAGCCTTCGGTGCCAAAGGGAAACTGCTGGGTATCAAAAAACTGTATGACGATAAAATTCCCGATTGGGTTGGGATGTACTGCCGGGAGCAAGGCGCAAAGGTGAGTCCGAAAGCCTGTCAACTGCTGGCCGACCATATCGGAAACGATCTGAAACGGTTGGCGGGTGAAATCGATAAAATTCTGATTAACCTACACGTTGGCGAAGAAATTTCGGCAACAACCGTCGAACGGCTGGTGGGTATCAGTAAGGAATATAATGTATTTGAACTGCAAAAGGCGCTGGCTCAGCGCGATATTGTAAAGGCTAACCAGATTGTTGCGTATTTCGGCCATAATCCGAAAGACAATCCACTGGTTGTCATTCTGGCCCAGCTCTTTAGTTATTTCAGTAAAGTATTGCTGGTGCAGGCATCGAAAGACCAGACCGATAAAGGGCTGGCTCCCTTGTTAGGGGTCAATCCTTTTTTCGTCAAAGACTACCTGTCAGCCGCTCGAACTTTTCCCTTGCCCAAGGTTGCCGATATTCTTCATGCCATCCGTCGGGCCGATGCCCGTAGTAAGGGCATCGATACACCAACCATGAATGAAGGCGATATCCTGCGTGAACTAGTGTTTGAGGTGTTACACTAA
- a CDS encoding TonB-dependent receptor — protein sequence MRKLVQIWWVVGLIGYSVSPAWSQSGVCNEVLTGRIVGQDTGAPLVGATLYVRELSTGTVTDSSGNFRLSNLCSGKYTLVYQFVGYKTLTTSVSVGASGSATVGAVSLVPDNQTLQEVVVTEHRSEAQQLLQVQSSISGNALDQTRGQSLGESLKAITGLYSIQTGPSISKPVIHGLYSNRIIILNNGIRQEDQQWGTEHAPQVDQFLASRLTVIKGAASIRYGSDAIGGVILVEPKAMPTQPGVGGELNLVGATNGRLGVASGMLEGAFGKKLTGLSWRLQGTLKESGYVKTPHYYLENTSYREKNFSGDIHYDHHNWGAEVFYSRFDTKIGLFTGAQVGSLADLYAAIGRSEPLVKPGFSYNLGRPYQAVEHELFKARAYLRAGRAGTFTATFARQQNTRREYDYVSFSGILTPELYLKLVTHTLDLVWERRPTKTANGGQWSGSAGFNGITQGNVRQYLFLIPNFRNYGAGLFAIERYATNRWTLEGGLRYDYRWLRAYFLNDVTKQVYYTTHNWQNINGSLGAAYQLRPDLTLTANVSTAWRAPNVADLYSNGLHQSAVAYERGNPNLQPEQAYNSNLVLAYAGHRFSGEIGLYNNLIDNYIYLKPDSVPLVRQRGAFPAYTYTQVRATFRGLDATLTYKFTDQLALTSKNSLLWAYNQTDRAYLVFIPPNRSDNRLQYDWERWGKLTNAYIALNGLYVARQNRAPAVTQQEENGQIIFTGDFAPPPPAYWLLGAEVGFTTPLGKQSMSVILSGTNLANVTYRDYLNRFRYFADEPGRSIMLKLKLPLSFPKRP from the coding sequence ATGCGAAAGCTCGTACAAATTTGGTGGGTAGTAGGGCTGATCGGTTATTCGGTGTCGCCAGCGTGGAGTCAGTCGGGCGTTTGTAACGAAGTCCTGACTGGTCGAATTGTTGGGCAGGATACCGGTGCCCCACTCGTAGGGGCAACGTTGTACGTACGGGAACTGTCAACCGGTACCGTTACAGATTCAAGCGGAAATTTTCGGCTGTCGAATCTCTGTTCTGGTAAGTATACACTTGTTTATCAGTTCGTTGGTTATAAAACGCTGACCACTTCGGTGTCGGTTGGAGCCAGTGGCTCCGCTACCGTTGGAGCCGTGTCGTTAGTACCCGATAATCAGACGTTACAGGAAGTTGTTGTAACCGAACACCGGTCGGAAGCGCAGCAACTGCTACAGGTTCAGAGCAGTATATCAGGAAATGCGCTCGACCAGACACGTGGCCAATCGCTGGGGGAGAGCCTGAAAGCCATAACGGGGTTATATTCCATTCAGACAGGGCCTAGCATTTCCAAGCCCGTTATTCACGGTTTATACAGTAACCGGATCATTATCCTGAACAACGGCATTCGGCAGGAAGACCAGCAGTGGGGCACCGAACATGCACCCCAGGTCGATCAGTTTTTAGCGTCCCGACTGACGGTGATCAAAGGAGCGGCCAGCATTCGCTATGGTTCCGATGCCATTGGTGGGGTTATTCTGGTTGAACCCAAAGCCATGCCCACTCAACCGGGTGTGGGGGGCGAACTGAATCTGGTGGGCGCTACCAATGGTCGGCTGGGAGTGGCGTCGGGTATGCTGGAAGGTGCATTTGGTAAAAAACTGACTGGGTTAAGCTGGCGCCTTCAGGGCACGCTTAAAGAGTCGGGCTACGTAAAAACACCACACTATTACCTCGAAAACACAAGCTATCGGGAGAAAAATTTCTCCGGCGATATACATTACGATCATCACAACTGGGGAGCCGAAGTATTCTATAGCCGATTCGATACAAAAATTGGCCTTTTTACGGGCGCTCAGGTCGGTAGTCTGGCCGATTTATATGCGGCTATCGGTCGGTCGGAGCCGCTCGTAAAGCCGGGCTTTTCGTACAACCTCGGGCGGCCATACCAGGCCGTAGAGCATGAGCTGTTTAAAGCACGAGCCTATCTCCGGGCTGGCCGGGCCGGAACCTTCACGGCCACGTTTGCCCGGCAGCAAAACACGCGTCGCGAATACGATTATGTGTCGTTCAGTGGCATTCTTACGCCCGAGTTGTATCTCAAACTTGTCACGCACACGTTGGATCTGGTCTGGGAACGTCGGCCCACGAAAACCGCCAACGGTGGTCAGTGGTCGGGCAGTGCGGGCTTCAATGGAATCACGCAGGGGAATGTGCGGCAGTATCTGTTCCTGATTCCCAACTTCCGAAACTACGGAGCGGGCTTGTTTGCTATCGAACGCTATGCCACCAATCGCTGGACACTGGAAGGCGGCTTGCGTTATGATTATCGCTGGCTGCGAGCCTACTTCCTGAATGACGTTACGAAACAGGTCTACTACACAACCCACAACTGGCAGAATATCAATGGCTCTCTCGGCGCGGCCTATCAGCTACGTCCCGATCTGACGCTAACGGCCAATGTCAGCACCGCGTGGCGGGCCCCTAACGTGGCCGATTTATACTCAAACGGCCTTCACCAAAGTGCCGTAGCCTACGAGCGGGGGAATCCGAATCTGCAACCCGAACAGGCCTACAATAGCAACCTGGTGCTGGCGTATGCTGGCCATCGGTTCAGTGGTGAAATCGGCCTATATAACAATCTGATTGACAACTACATTTATCTGAAGCCCGATTCGGTACCGCTGGTGCGTCAGCGGGGGGCTTTCCCGGCCTATACGTATACACAGGTCCGCGCAACCTTTCGGGGACTGGATGCGACGCTGACCTATAAGTTTACGGATCAGCTCGCGCTGACCAGCAAAAACTCACTGCTTTGGGCCTATAATCAGACCGACCGTGCTTATCTGGTGTTTATTCCCCCCAATCGCTCCGATAATAGGCTGCAGTATGACTGGGAGCGCTGGGGCAAACTAACCAATGCCTACATCGCCCTGAATGGATTGTATGTGGCCCGGCAGAACCGCGCTCCGGCTGTAACGCAACAGGAAGAAAACGGGCAGATCATCTTTACCGGCGATTTTGCCCCACCACCACCGGCCTACTGGCTTCTGGGAGCGGAAGTTGGTTTTACCACCCCGTTGGGTAAACAGTCGATGAGTGTGATCCTGAGCGGGACCAATCTGGCTAATGTTACTTACCGCGATTACCTGAACCGCTTTCGCTACTTCGCCGATGAGCCGGGACGTAGTATTATGTTGAAACTCAAATTGCCTCTATCGTTTCCCAAACGACCCTGA